CGTACCCCAGGGCAATCACGCCCACCAGCAGGTCTTTGAGCCGCTCGCCATGGGCGCCCTCATAGGTTTCCCCACGTCCGCACAGCAGCACCGCATAGGCCGCCGACCATAAATACGGCACCAGAATCATCGACGAGGCCAGGTAGATCAGCGTGGTGTAGGTGCTGGCGGAAAACAGCGTGATCACCAGGAACAACTGGATCATCACATTGGTCAACCACAACGCATTGACCGGCACACGGTTGGCATTTTCCTTTTTCAGGAAGGCCGGCATGGTCTTGTCATGGGCCGTGGCGTAGAGAATTTCGGCGCACAGCAGGGCCCATGACAACAACGCCCCCAGCAACGACACCGCCAGGCCGATGCTGATCAACATCGCGCCCCAGGGGCCGACGATATGTTCCATCACGCCCGCCAATGACGGGTTCTGCAAGTTGGCCAGGTCGGGCTGGCTCATGATCCCCAGGGATAGCACGTTGACCAGCACCAGCAGGGCTAAAACCCCGACAAATCCAATCACCGTAGCGCGTCCCACGTCTGAGCGTTTTTCTGCGCGCGCGGAGTACACACTGGCGCCTTCGATGCCGATAAACACAAACACGGTGACCAGCATCATGTTGCGCACCTGATCCATCACCCCACCAAATTGCGGGTTGCCCAGGCCCCAGATATCCCGGGTAAAGATGTCTGCCTTGAACGCCACAGCGGCGATCACGATAAACATCAGCAGCGGCACGATCTTGGCCACGGTCGTGACCTGGTTGATAAACGCCGCCTCCTTGATGCCGCGCATCACCAGAAAATGCACGGCCCACAGCAGCAGCGACGCGCAGCCGATCGCCACGGGCGTATTGCCCTGACCGAACACCGGAAAAAAGTAGCCCAAGGTGCTGAACAGCAACACGAAGTAGCCGACATTGCCCATCCAGGCGCTGATCCAGTAACCCCAGGCCGACGAGAAACCCATGTAGTCACCAAAACCGGCCTTGGCATAGGCATACACACCCGAGTCTAGGTTGGGCTTGCGGTTGGCCAGGGTCTGGAACACAAAGGCCAGGGTCAACATACCAATGGCAGTGATGCCCCAACCGATCAGGATCGCTCCCACCTCAGCCCGCGCCGCCATGTTCTGCGGCAACGAGAAGATCCCGCCGCCAATCATCGAGCCCACCACCAACGCCACCAGGGCACTG
The Pseudomonas hygromyciniae genome window above contains:
- the arcD gene encoding arginine-ornithine antiporter, with the protein product MSQPAQKLRLSALVALVVGSMIGGGIFSLPQNMAARAEVGAILIGWGITAIGMLTLAFVFQTLANRKPNLDSGVYAYAKAGFGDYMGFSSAWGYWISAWMGNVGYFVLLFSTLGYFFPVFGQGNTPVAIGCASLLLWAVHFLVMRGIKEAAFINQVTTVAKIVPLLMFIVIAAVAFKADIFTRDIWGLGNPQFGGVMDQVRNMMLVTVFVFIGIEGASVYSARAEKRSDVGRATVIGFVGVLALLVLVNVLSLGIMSQPDLANLQNPSLAGVMEHIVGPWGAMLISIGLAVSLLGALLSWALLCAEILYATAHDKTMPAFLKKENANRVPVNALWLTNVMIQLFLVITLFSASTYTTLIYLASSMILVPYLWSAAYAVLLCGRGETYEGAHGERLKDLLVGVIALGYAVWLLYAGGLKYLLLSALLYAPGVILFAQAKREQGQPLFTLLEKGIFSCVIAGASLAAYGLYSGVLSL